The following proteins come from a genomic window of Salvia hispanica cultivar TCC Black 2014 chromosome 4, UniMelb_Shisp_WGS_1.0, whole genome shotgun sequence:
- the LOC125222404 gene encoding heat shock 70 kDa protein 8 has translation MAEPAYTVASDSETTGEDKSSSLLPEIAIGIDIGTSQCSVAVWSGSGVELIRNTRNQKLMRSYVTFKDEIPAGGVSNQLAHEYEMLSGAAIFNIKRLVGRVDTDPVVHASKCLPFLVQTLNIGARPFIAALVKNMWRSTTPEEVLAIFLIELKTMAELRLKRPVRSVVLTIPVSFSRFQLTRVERACAMAGLQVLRLMPEPTAVALLYAQQQQNAHDNMSSGSEKIVVIFNMGAGFCDVAVSATAGGVSQIKALAGNVIGGEDILLNTMRHLLPDMDSHFSTRGIEEITRMGLLRVATQDAIHKLSSQSSVQIDIDLGGRKICKVLDREEFEQVNREIFEKCESLIKQCLHDAKVDIGDISDVILVGGCSNIPMLQKIVTGVCKKDPYTGINPLEAAVRGAALEGAVASGVNDPFGSLDLLTIQATPLSIGVRADGNSFIPIIHQNTTTPVRRDMIFTTVHDNQTEALIVVYEGDGKAVEKNHLLGYFKITGIPPAPKGVPEINICLDIDAANVLRAFAGVIMPGAQNPAAPVMEVRMPTVDDGHGWCAEALNATYGSTMDLVTVQKKGAH, from the coding sequence ATGGCGGAACCAGCGTATACTGTAGCGTCTGACAGCGAAACTACTGGAGAGGACAAATCTTCGTCACTTCTGCCAGAGATTGCAATCGGAATTGACATTGGTACTTCACAATGTAGCGTTGCAGTCTGGAGTGGCTCGGGGGTGGAACTTATCAGGAACACGCGGAACCAGAAGCTGATGCGGTCGTATGTCACCTTCAAAGACGAGATTCCCGCTGGAGGCGTGAGCAATCAGTTGGCTCATGAGTATGAGATGTTATCCGGGGCTGCAATCTTCAACATAAAACGTCTGGTTGGTAGGGTTGACACGGACCCTGTTGTTCACGCGAGCAAATGCCTCCCTTTCCTGGTCCAGACCTTGAACATCGGTGCGAGGCCCTTTATTGCAGCGCTGGTTAAGAACATGTGGAGGTCGACAACTCCCGAGGAAGTTCTTGCAATATTTCTCATTGAGCTGAAGACGATGGCTGAGCTTCGGCTCAAGCGTCCAGTGCGCAGTGTTGTCTTGACCATTCCGGTGTCATTTAGCCGGTTCCAACTGACTCGGGTCGAAAGGGCGTGTGCCATGGCCGGTCTTCAAGTCCTGAGGCTGATGCCCGAACCAACTGCAGTTGCATTGTTGTATGCACAACAGCAGCAGAACGCGCACGACAACATGAGCAGTGGAAGTGAgaaaattgttgttattttcaaCATGGGTGCTGGATTTTGCGATGTAGCGGTCTCTGCCACTGCAGGAGGAGTGTCCCAGATAAAAGCCTTAGCAGGAAATGTAATTGGAGGCGAAGACATACTTCTGAACACGATGCGCCACCTCCTACCTGATATGGACAGTCACTTCTCGACCCGTGGGATTGAAGAGATCACTAGAATGGGGTTGCTTCGTGTTGCAACACAAGATGCTATCCACAAACTCTCATCCCAATCTAGTGTTCAAATTGACATTGACTTGGGCGGGAGAAAGATATGCAAGGTTCTGGATAGGGAAGAATTCGAGCAAGTGAATAGAGAAATCTTTGAGAAATGTGAGAGCCTAATCAAACAGTGCTTGCACGATGCAAAGGTAGACATAGGGGATATAAGTGATGTTATTCTGGTTGGTGGTTGCTCCAACATTCCTATGCTGCAAAAGATTGTCACGGGTGTCTGCAAAAAGGATCCATACACCGGGATCAACCCGTTGGAAGCTGCAGTCAGAGGGGCAGCTCTAGAAGGTGCGGTAGCTTCTGGAGTCAACGATCCTTTCGGGAGTTTGGACCTTCTAACTATTCAAGCAACACCTTTGAGCATCGGAGTGAGAGCAGATGGAAACAGCTTCATCCCCATCATACATCAGAATACGACGACGCCAGTTAGACGCGACATGATCTTCACGACTGTGCATGATAACCAAACTGAGGCTTTAATCGTCGTCTACGAAGGAGACGGGAAAGCTGTGGAGAAGAATCATCTCCTGGGATATTTCAAGATCACAGGGATACCACCGGCACCCAAAGGTGTTCCAGAGATCAACATTTGCTTGGACATCGATGCAGCAAATGTTCTGAGGGCTTTTGCAGGGGTGATCATGCCGGGGGCTCAAAACCCTGCAGCTCCGGTCATGGAAGTCCGTATGCCAACGGTAGACGATGGCCATGGATGGTGTGCCGAGGCGCTCAACGCAACTTATGGTTCTACTATGGATTTAGTGACGGTGCAAAAGAAAGGTGCGCATTGA
- the LOC125222406 gene encoding cactin-like, producing the protein MLRLHDDFWLESPSDSYRRSGKRRRCSDSDSDEPSKRKSSKKRKITDGEINEYLVIKALKKDLKVAKKLKLQSKHVSGSFGDLTNLNEKFVWRKKIEKDVSQGVQFSFKSEKKRQQEIKAEIEKVKKRREERAIEKAQREEEMALLARERARAEFQDWEKKEEEFCFGQSKIRSEIRSREGRMKPIDILARHLYHSDDLEIDINELLMVFKGLTIKEMEELHNDIKMHVDLDRAMPAHIGYWEALSVVSEWELAEAWKKDALDRARVRGEQLPPEIIGEERGLHVNIEADVKSLLQGQTYSELEAMQSQIESQMRSGTAKVVEFWETILNRLCFYKAKAYLKEFHISMRSRHLERLETQSENKEPAQELDGEKSDQDWVLIDYAGSTASPAPVMEEEELAAGSFSPQLLLHDVDEEENAIDPEVDKAILVSWL; encoded by the exons ATGCTGCGTCTTCACGACGATTTCTGGTTGGAATCACCTTCCGATTCCTATCGACGGAGTGGTAAACGGCGCCGATGTTCCGATTCCGACTCCGATGAGCCATCTAAGCGAAAGAGCAGTAAAAAGCGGAAGATTACCGATGGTGAGATTAATGAGTATCTCGTCATTAAGGCTCTTAAGAAG GATCTGAAAGTTGcgaagaaattgaagttgcAGAGCAAACACGTCTCTGGTTCTTTTGGTGATTTAacaaatttgaatgaaaa atTTGTGTGGAGAAAGAAGATTGAGAAGGATGTGTCTCAGGGTGTGCAGTTCTCTTTTAAATCAGAGAAGAAGAGGCAGCAGGAAATAAAG GCtgagattgaaaaagttaaaaagagaagagaagaaaggGCTATTGAGAAAGCCCAACGTGAGGAAGAGATGGCTTTACTGGCGAGGGAGCGTGCACGAGCTGAATTCCAAGACTGggagaagaaagaagaagag TTTTGTTTTGGTCAAAGCAAAATCAGATCAGAGATTCGATCACGTGAAGGTCGTATGAAGCCAATTGACATTCTTGCTAGACATCTATATCATTCTGATGATTTGGAGATAGATATAAATGAACTACTCATGGTCTTCAAG ggtttgacCATTAAAGAAATGGAAGAGCTTCACAATGACATAAAGATGCACGTTGATTTAGACAGAGCCATGCCTGCACATATAGGATATTGGGAG GCACTTTCGGTAGTTTCTGAATGGGAACTAGCTGAAGCCTGGAAAAAAGATGCATTAGATCGGGCAAGAGTGCGTGGAGAGCAATTACCTCCAGAGATAATCGGTGAAGAACGAGGTTTGCACGTGAACATTGAAGCTGATGTTAAAAGTCTGTTGCAGGGCCAAACCTATAGTGAACTAGAAGCCATGCAATCCCAGATTGAATCGCAAATGAGATCTGGGACTGCGAAAGTGGTTGAATTCTGGGAAACTATCCTTAATCGGCTCTGTTTTTACAAAGCAAAG GCTTATTTGAAGGAATTCCATATCAGCATGCGCAGCAGGCATTTGGAACGTCTAGAGACCCAATCTGAAAATAAAGAACCGGCTCAAGAACTTGATGGGGAGAAGTCTGATCAAGATTGGGTGTTAATTGATTATGCGGGTTCTACAGCCTCTCCAGCACCTGtaatggaagaagaagaactAGCCGCCGGATCATTTTCACCACAACTATTGCTTCATGATgtagatgaagaagaaaatgcaATTGACCCCGAAGTAGACAAAGCTATTTTGGTAAGTTGGCTTTAG